gtcgatctcgtttcaatcgccgtacgatATCCGTTTTAGGAATGCTATATACTGTTCTTGGATTTATGTTTCTGCCGAATCCCTTAATTGCTTTGGTCTTGATTTTGTTGCTTTATTGAATCATAAATCACTCTTGAATGGTTAGTTGTTATTGAATTAAAACGTTGTTTTGTTGATGGGTTAGCGGAACTAAATCTCGGCTCCATGATTATGTCTTTCCCCGACTACCACTGTTATGTGGTTTAtgatttttgaaattcaaaCTATTGTTAGGTTGGGATTTATGATATGGATTGATTGTAGAGTTTAagtatttgattatattttgaaagtTAAATCCCGGATAAAAATGGCAGTAGCTTAAGAAAATGAAGTTTGCCTTATGAATCTTAGGTGGGCGGGGTTTGTTCTTTTGAATTGGGGATGGTGGTCAAATATCCTCTTTGGTCACccaattgttttgtttgaatcaaATGAATACTTAATGTTAAACTTTACTAAtgatttggatttttattttgaattataagttaaatattgaaaacgattattattataaatttagttaatataattactcggataattatatttgcctacaaatgtcgttttgtcaaaagttggctaaattacaatttagcccctaaacttatttataacttaattaagtggatttttggttaataactttattgttggttttaattataaacaaaagcaattaaattgatttcggttatcaaattgactaaagtgcaatttagcccctaattggaaaaagtaccatttagtccctacttggttaaaatactatttggtccctgaatttttatttgttttatctaactaagtttttggggttgtaacttgggttattttgaattgaagttattgagttccgctttttaaatggattattattttgttaaattgtattataaatataaacttgggtttatatttgataattgttttgagtcgggttagacttgggtcactcgacaagtgaggttagcttggtagtttatgataactcggctagcccactatttggaaattatttattatttaaagtttttaaataatatttatatattggattttaagcgggaactcaatagacttatattaattgggctttattaccttttgtttatatttgtgttattttggattgtttatttactacgtgttaattgtgctagtcttatgtggtgtctagtactctctagagttagggtctgattttaataattattttatttgtctagactcgtctactgttcgtgcttctgaggcgaaccagagttagttgcttgccggtatttcacgtggattagcaagctgtgagtttatatttactatttaccgctttattaagtaaattgttattttaatattaaatatatatactgtacgtatatttcgaactgtttttatattatggctcttagttggaacgtgctacctaatgggcatcattaggactgcgtgcgcaccggtattgatctgggtaaggtgtttatggaaatgtggtaactcggtgtgagcatagctctcgggaccaggtagagtaactcggtgtagctcagctctcgggactctggtataagtgtggtcagtggtaactcggtgtagctcagctctcgggaccagacctattggattatgattattatttagaattgtggattagggttccaactattatccgtaatatcgttattaaatgttttaaacgtttttaaaggttttccacttaataaatgtagatagtggtatgaactcatctcagtatatctgaccccgttgttttcccaattttccccagggatattatctgagagagtctggtgatctccgcatttactttccctcggaggttccttttattttaataaaattgtaaaactgttttattcttagaccgcagtagtaactagacgtccttgttattattatttattttgtcggattggttcgactggttatattgctttggcatgttttattatttatatcggtttatgataaatctattttagaatcagaattgaataagcatgttatattaattgttgattattataactgctagtttaggctgaagtctcggttgcccccgagcattggttttctgcaggtttatgtgtttatgctttatatgggaggctagctacgggtttcggtactacattacccataccctagcgccggtcgcgattcatgaaaatgggtcgtgacagcgtGGCTGTCGACGCCGTCCTCTAAAAGAGTGCGTACGAATCTACTTCACCCCTTACAAATTTAGGCAGTCTGAATAAAATTTGTGTAATCTCCACTTCTGAGTTAGTAGAGTTCGGTCCGCTACAAACTGctcttttacaaatgttaaccAATTCATCGAAATTCATTCGTTCACTGAGTGGCATCTCCACTCGACAACCACCGTGATATTCTACTCCACGGGGGGAGTTTACAATTTGCCCATCGAACCATATTAGAAAGGATACATTGAGTGTTGACATTACTAcacattttttaacaaaaaattaattatctatatttaatatttgtcCATAAATTATGATAACCATTTCAAATACAAAGCATCTTTTAATCACATTTTACTAGTactaaataattttaacaattatttcTAATACTTTactaacaatataaaaataatttcacttttaacaattataattttttaatatttttaaaagttaaataaaatacaaatatttttctaaaaattactaatccctaacattttactaaaatgtaattaatttttattattatccattatactaatttctttaaatcataccatttttttaaattatacttgattctagaattttatttaataatgataatactTACCATTTTACATTACAAATtctatataataaatcaataattttcaCAATTAgtgttttctaattttttaaacattaaactaacatactaaaaaatttaatttttttttatttgactaatttctaaattaaatattcacagttataataaatactctaaaaatatcaacccaaaattaattattaacatctaattaacaatttatatttaaattaaaataaattaaaataaataaaatatttactaacctCTTGTAGTCCACAAGCAATAATACACTATCCGTTGTTAACGCCTAGCTCCGATACGCTGTCCGTCGTTAACGCCTAGCTCcgatatttgtaaattataggattgtaaatttaaatcgaaaaatTGAAaggattttcaaaaaaaaaaaatgaattgaaagggtttttttttttttaaaagaagagtGTGGCATCCGGGTGTGCTGAAAATGCACACCCGGGTGCTAAATATATCTAAATGtatccgcaagtcatacttgcggataCATTTAGTCTGATTCCCATGTGGGAATCAGAATTGATTCTCGCATGGGAATCAAAATTGATTCTCGCATGGGAATCAGACATGTCTGATTCCCATGCGGGAATCATAACTGATTCCCATGTGGGAATCAGTTAATTATCCCCTTAATATTAATTAAGGGGATTGCTGcttgaatccgcaagtatgacttgcggattcaagcAGCAGGCACCATTTGGGAATAAGTTTTTTCTGTAGGAATTATTTGGGAAAAAACCCTAGTTGTCACTagttgatatttaaaaaaatttgaccaaaaaaattGATGCGGAACCAATATACGGGTATGACATGAAAAATGTGAGTGGACTACTTATTAAGAAGTAATATGGTTCGTATTTGGATTTTACGTCAGCCTTTTTGGTcatgtttattaaattattgaccaattatcattaaattaaaatatactaacCTTATCCCGAGTATCtttttgatattaaattaaaattcaataaccCCTAATGTTTATAACCCATCTAGTATGatacggttatgataatagatagataaaattatgatactaGTATGATAAgatttatgataatagtatgataagatcatgataaaattatgattaagTACATCatgataatatataataatattatgatattgttatggtaaagtatattatgataatatatgataaagtacattaaataattttataaaaaaatatgatacctatatgataacagaataaaatcaaaataattttatagaaaTATATAATATCGATATAATAATGATACTTATTATATGATAACAAAGtaaaatcattattttaaatACCGAGAGTATAAAACATAAATCTGGAAAAAATGtaaggttttttttaattttttcgtgTTAAAAAactgtaaatatttttattttttagataaatatgtAACTTCATGTCCTAACAGTGAAGAAGTATATGTTGTGAAATTCTGGCTCTTCTAAATGGTTTGGGTTCgtatagaaatttaaaatattctgaGCTTTTAAAACAGGAGGAGTTTTTAAATGTGAGTCTGAATTTATTTTCCTACTGACTCAAAAGCATAAGTATAGGATTTTCAATTTCCTAAAAATATACGTCAAACCCGAATAGAGAACCTTTTTGGTCTCACAATTATGgacttattataatttaattagataaaaaatagtatatatgaatggttttatatttaaaagccatttataataataagagGCATTGTTTTCagcaaaactaaaaataaattatagtcCAAAAGGTTAAAAGGTATATATCTTGAAACCCAACGAATACACGAGATCGAAGAAGGTAAGAAAGAAGGGGGCAAAAATCATACTTTCAAAGAAGTTGCGGTTTGAATTTTATCTGAACTCCGAGAATAACTAACTAATCCTATTCTCTAATTCCAAACTGGACAATGCCAAGTCTTTGACGTTGCGTGAACATTAGTTATATGAGTGCTCCAGGATACAAAGTAGGAAAAAGATTATTGAACCGTTTTATTTTCTTAAGATAAAGTCTGTTTTTCTAAAGGTCTGAGTTTCTAGCTCACTTGAAATGGAAACATAATATGTGAAGGAAGTGCAAGATCATAATTTTCAAAAggctaatcccctgaaaaaCTCCCCACCTTTCAAACCTCCTTCGTTTgaaccctcacctttcaaaatctctaattttatccaaattctcatctttcattttcaattgcaccctaataGTATTAAATTAGcctttttttactataaaaaagttcaaatcgataatttatattttaattcatattctaaatagtcgtcactgtttaaatttcaacaataaaaccatattttctaaaaatttaaaagttaaatttttttatataaaatataaatcaattaaaaatctcattaaatatgattttgttgttgacatttaaacattaagaactatttagaacataaattaaaatataaagtatcgatttcaacttttttctaGTGACAAAAGCCCAATTTAATACTtctagggtgcaattgaaaatgaaaggtgataatttaggtaaaattggaaattttgaaaggtgaggatGCAAACGAATAGGGGTTGAAAGGTGGAGTTTTTTTTCGAGAGATTTAGGAATTTAcctcaaatataaaaataataggactttatacctcaataaggaaaagttaATACAAATACATCActgtttaaatatatttataattttactcttCTTATTTAAATGTTTGTGATTTTACTCTGACACATTTTCCACATGATGCACatgctttctctctctctctctctctctctctctcactcTCTCTCTTCCTCTCTCTCGTGACATGACGCATCTTATTTGTTGTGCCCACTATAAATTATTTCCAGATTTAAACTTCCTtttgtttgttctttttttgttcttcagctTTTTTTATtccttcttttttctttattaattaaaatattacacattactaaataaattaaacgttttcttttcatttatttcagtattatcaaatattttctaatttaaaaatatatactactatttaaatttttattatattaatagcatattcaaaaaaaaattgatgaatagcatattcaaaaattatatgaactaaataaaaaatcacagtatcacattatcatatgattatcacagcttcATCTTAGCATTTAATCATTAGTGTATgatattgcattgtcatcttattatcatgtcattactAATATCATATATTGctgattattatatgataatgtgatgatactgctggataatataagacaaaatcacattagcaccttatcatatgattatcacggtatcaccttatcatatgattatcacaacttcatcttagcatgtaattatcTTGTATTATATTGAATTAGCATcttattatcatatcattatcagtACAATATGTAGcaaattattatatgataatgtgatgatacagctggataatattagacaaaatcacagtatcatattatcatatgattatcatagtattacattatcatataattatcatagTTTCaacttatcatataattattgtCATGCCATTATTAGtatcgtatgtagcagattataATCACctcgttataaaaaaatttccataattttttttcatgcaggtatcatatatattatcatactattatcattttattatcaataagaaccttatcatattattatcttcacattatctctcgttatcataatttttatgtatttttttcatatagctatcatattatcatactattatcataattgtattatttaattatcatctggttatcactgatatcattaatttttttataattatattttcacgtacgttatcatccaattatcacaaccttatcatacttcattatcatctagtatcatattatcatatgattatcacagtgttatattatcatatgattatcaaaGTTTCaacttatcatataattatcaatatatcatattgcattgtcatcttattatcatgccaTTATTAGTATCGTATGTGGCAGattattatcatctcattatcataatttttttataatttttttccatgcatgtatcatattatcatactattatcattttattattaataagaaccttatcatactattatcttcacattatcatctcgttatcataatttttatatattttttccatataagtatcatattatcatactattatcataactacactatttaattatcatttggttatcactggtatcatgaatttttttgtaattttattttcacgtacgttatcatccatgataatgtagtgatagtcatatgataatcagacgttttttttataaaaaaataattttctcttcagttttatgataatgatatgataatgccgtgataattatatgataatcagatgctgtttttttgcagaaaatcgttttttttttgcagagaattatttttttcatcataacatcgtttcttatgcagatttttagatttaaagttgaaaaaaattaaagagtaatttatttacatctgaaagttaaaataaatcgtatttATCACCACAAATTAAggaaaaattgctaaaatcaaaCATGAAAGGACGGCGGAGCGATGGCGGAGCGACAGAGGAgcgatgaagaaaaaaaatagagaagaaaaaaagaaataaaattgaagaagaagaaaaaaaatggcgaAAAAAAAGAACCagtaaagaagaagaagaagaagaaagggaGAAGAAAGAGaggaagagaaagaaaaagagagaaaaaagaaaaaaatgacagATGTCACTTAGAGTAGAATAagtatgattagagtaaaatgataataataaataggtataattataatataaacatgtcttagagtaaaaaaataaatatattaaaaaggtgaggtattttctctatctttttcttattgaggtaggaaattatattattttcaaaaagagagtatttttcctaattttctcttttttttcagGGGTTAAgccttttcaaaaattcaacatctctataatttttattttcctaaggtaaagtttgttttgatttcactttcaattatggTCTTCAATTACAATGtcatttttaaactttaaatttgtacttttaggtaatttttttaaaatcgccACAATCACATAATACTCATTAattcacaaaataaaaatatactaacCTCTAGCATGCTCAAACTCACAAAAAAGTGTAgcagtttttaaaaattcagcaaaaataaaatgaaaatacattttttttactgtggcaaaagaattaatatatattctttttagatttttatggaattattctGAAACTCCCGCTTCAAAACAACAAAGCGACGTATTGTCACAAAAGCAAGGCACGTGTATAACACGTGTCGAACCAGAAGGACACGTGTGAATCAAATTTAATCTTGATATCCTTATAAATATTCATCATGCAAAATACCCCCCTTCACCATCATCATCAACTTGCAAAGTATTCTCAATTTACATCAAATTACCTGCTCAAATCTTTCATTTCAAGTAAGCTAGCTAGATACTTTCCAACTGCAGAACAATGGCATCTCACGATCAGTACTACAAAGCTGGTGAGGCCACAGGCCGAGCTGAGGTATGTCATCAATCTATAGACTAGCATATATACATATTTCTGGTTGTTTATAGTATACTAAAATAAAACTGAATCTCAATCGCAGGAGAGGGGAAACAGAGTCGGTGAGACGATGGGCGACAAGGCGCGTCATGCGAAAGACAAGACCTACGACACTGCGCAGCATGCGAAAGACAAGACGGCCGAGAAGGCTCACGAGGCCAAAGACAGAACCGCAGAAACAGCGCACGAAGGCAAAGAGAAGACAAAGGGAGTGTTGCAGGAAACTGGGGACAAAATGAAACATATGGCCCAAAAAACTGGTGAAACTGTGAAGAGCGCGTTCGGTATGGCTCATCATGATGAGGATGATAAGGAGAAGGTCACTGGTCATGAGCATCACACTACAACTTATAAGGAGACCAAGTTTTAATTATGTAATGGAGCTAAATTTGTTTGCTATGTTTTAGTTCCTTGTTAATGCgtttttcttgtttattttGAGACCTGTTGCCATTTATGTGTTGgcttttgtaaaaaataaaggGTCTCTGTAGGCAGATTGTTATGAATTGCTGCCATTATGATAAGTGCTTTGTTATTGTGTTTTACTTGTGCTTGGATTTGGTTTTTGTTCATCTTTATGCTTGtgtttttatgttcttttttttcACATATTATctacaattaatttatttttctgttaTGTTATTTGTTCTGAATAAAAAtcctgtaacgttttaatatcgactcttttcttttgaaaaaacaaaattcaaaagcaGCTCCCTTTTCATTGTTTTCAGAGTAATATCTTAtcttttacaataaaaatatttgtagtCAAA
This window of the Mercurialis annua linkage group LG5, ddMerAnnu1.2, whole genome shotgun sequence genome carries:
- the LOC126682665 gene encoding late embryogenesis abundant protein D-7; this translates as MASHDQYYKAGEATGRAEERGNRVGETMGDKARHAKDKTYDTAQHAKDKTAEKAHEAKDRTAETAHEGKEKTKGVLQETGDKMKHMAQKTGETVKSAFGMAHHDEDDKEKVTGHEHHTTTYKETKF